The Lycium ferocissimum isolate CSIRO_LF1 chromosome 10, AGI_CSIRO_Lferr_CH_V1, whole genome shotgun sequence genome window below encodes:
- the LOC132034109 gene encoding probable magnesium transporter NIPA6 isoform X1: MYSANWTGFGLAVASSAFIGSSFIIKKKGLQKAGASGTRASSGGYGYLREPLWWIGMVTMIVGEFANFVAYIYAPAVLVTPLGALSIIVSAVLAHFLLKEKLKKLGVLGCVLCIVGSVVIVLHAPGEHELNSVDEIWALATQPAFLLYTASAVAIALVLVLYCEPRYGQTNIMVYIGVCSIIGSLTVMSIKAIGIAIKLTLEGSNQAAHFQTWVFVMVSVTCIITQLNYLNKALDTFNTAVVSPIYYAMFTSLTILASAIMFKDWSGQSASSIVSVLCGFLTVLSGTMVLHGTRDPDHPPSTDLYAQLSPQISWLVHANGEIWKQKEDGLHSEFVAIIRQDHFK; encoded by the exons ATGTATAGTGCTAATTGGACTGGTTTTGGATTGGCTGTGGCGTCTAGTGCTTTTATTGGGTCCAGTTTTATCATCAAGAAAAAGGGTCTTCAGAAAGCTGGGGCATCTGGTACTAGGGCCA GCTCGGGTGGATATGGTTACCTACGGGAGCCTCTTTGGTGGATTGGGATGGTAACTA tgattgttggagaattTGCAAATTTTGTGGCTTACATTTATGCGCCAGCAGTTCTTGTGACACCGCTTGGAGCTTTAAGTATAATTGTTAG TGCTGTTCTAGCACATTTCTTACTGaaggaaaaattgaagaaactgGGAGTATTAGGATGTGTTTTATGTATAGTAGGTTCTGTTGTCATTGTTCTTCATGCACCTGGTGAACATGAACTTAATTCAGTGGATGAAATATGGGCATTAGCTACGCAACCAG CTTTTCTTTTGTACACTGCCTCAGCAGTTGCAATAGCATTGGTACTAGTCTTATATTGTGAGCCTCGCTATGGTCAGACAAATATTATGGTCTATATTGGTGTTTGCTCCATCATTGGGTCCTTGACG GTTATGAGCATCAAAGCTATCGGTATAGCGATAAAGCTTACATTGGAGGGTTCAAACCAAGCTGCACATTTTCAAACTTGGGTGTTTGTGATGGTTTCTGTTACATGTATAATTACTCAACTAAATTACTTAAATAAG GCATTGGACACGTTTAACACAGCTGTGGTTTCTCCAATATATTATGCCATGTTCACATCACTTACAATTTTAGCCAGTGCCATAATGTTTAAG GATTGGTCTGGTCAGAGTGCTAGCAGCATCGTTTCAGTGCTTTGTGGCTTTTTAACTGTGCTCTCAGGTACAATGGTTCTTCATGGTACAAGAGATCCAGATCATCCTCCTAGTACAG ATTTGTATGCGCAACTTTCCCCTCAAATATCATGGTTGGTACATGCCAACGGAGAAATATGGAAGCAGAAAGAGGACGGTTTGCATTCAGAATTTGTTGCAATAATTAGGCAGGATCATTTCAAGTAG
- the LOC132034112 gene encoding F-box protein At3g07870-like, protein MSGEATSLVDLPSPILLDIFSRLPPTTLLYVKSVCKTFQELTLESEFSNLLHSTSPAGIIINQFVDTTEDNTLKFLKFVDNTEDQGTCSYCHDPNVDLDLQLYFPVSPFELVRSVHGFVCFNYFLDYVDTIYILNPRTREYILLPEAEGSREWPNDVTYGFGFNPVTFEYKVVRIYQEEIFDDDTSYYKSEGQVYTIGKGHWRSAGHVMFSFMPYGVNLYVKIHWLVYDANGNELICSFNLENELFESFPTAPVYTEERYRNLRSLGVFGRSLCVCDNYADTHFEVWVMKDYGVSSSWVKEIVINISPECNNWLGNEMIYLLKVLEDGEVLFLWRDWRDDFLFLHHPVKNISEKLDVCGGNILACIHVSSSFSLKSFEAEVVNIF, encoded by the coding sequence ATGAGTGGTGAAGCAACATCTCTGGTGGATCTTCCATCCCCAATCTTGTTGGACATTTTCTCGAGATTACCCCCCACCACTCTCTTATATGTCAAAAGCGTCTGCAAAACTTTTCAAGAATTAACCTTAGAGTCCgaattttcaaatttattaCACTCAACATCTCCAGCCGGCATCATCATCAACCAATTCGTGGATACCACTGAAGATAACACTTTAAAGTTCTTGAAATTCGTTGATAACACTGAAGATCAGGGTACTTGTTCATATTGCCACGATCCAAATGTTGACCTTGATCTTCAACTTTACTTTCCTGTTTCTCCGTTTGAGCTGGTCAGATCAGTTCATGGTTTCGTTTGTTTTAATTACTTCCTTGATTATGTTGATACTATTTACATCCTCAATCCGAGAACCAGAGAGTATATTCTCCTTCCAGAGGCAGAAGGGTCTAGAGAATGGCCCAATGATGTCACTTATGGCTTCGGTTTCAATCCTGTTACATTCGAATACAAAGTGGTTAGAATTTACCAAGAGGAAATTTTTGATGATGATACTAGTTATTACAAGTCTGAAGGTCAAGTCTACACAATTGGCAAAGGGCATTGGAGAAGTGCAGGACATGTCATGTTCTCTTTCATGCCATATGGGGTGAACCTCTACGTAAAGATTCATTGGTTGGTTTATGATGCTAATGGAAATGAGTTGATATGTTCGTTTAATTTGGAGAATGAATTGTTTGAATCATTCCCCACGGCTCCAGTGTACACTGAGGAAAGGTATCGAAATTTGCGAAGTTTGGGAGTTTTTGGACGTAGTCTTTGCGTGTGTGATAATTATGCAGATACTCATTTTGAGGTATGGGTTATGAAAGATTACGGAGTTTCTAGTTCATGGGTTAAAGAGATTGTCATAAACATTTCTCCAGAATGCAACAATTGGTTGGGCaatgaaatgatttatttgTTGAAAGTGTTGGAAGATGGAGAGGTGTTGTTCTTGTGGCGCGACTGGCGTGATGATTTCTTGTTCTTGCACCATCCTGTGAAGAATATTTCGGAAAAGCTTGATGTATGTGGAGGGAACATCTTAGCATGTATCCATGTATCAAGCTCCTTCTCTCTCAAGAGCTTTGAAGCAGAGGTTGTAAATATCTTTTAG
- the LOC132034109 gene encoding probable magnesium transporter NIPA6 isoform X2, which produces MVTMIVGEFANFVAYIYAPAVLVTPLGALSIIVSAVLAHFLLKEKLKKLGVLGCVLCIVGSVVIVLHAPGEHELNSVDEIWALATQPAFLLYTASAVAIALVLVLYCEPRYGQTNIMVYIGVCSIIGSLTVMSIKAIGIAIKLTLEGSNQAAHFQTWVFVMVSVTCIITQLNYLNKALDTFNTAVVSPIYYAMFTSLTILASAIMFKDWSGQSASSIVSVLCGFLTVLSGTMVLHGTRDPDHPPSTDLYAQLSPQISWLVHANGEIWKQKEDGLHSEFVAIIRQDHFK; this is translated from the exons ATGGTAACTA tgattgttggagaattTGCAAATTTTGTGGCTTACATTTATGCGCCAGCAGTTCTTGTGACACCGCTTGGAGCTTTAAGTATAATTGTTAG TGCTGTTCTAGCACATTTCTTACTGaaggaaaaattgaagaaactgGGAGTATTAGGATGTGTTTTATGTATAGTAGGTTCTGTTGTCATTGTTCTTCATGCACCTGGTGAACATGAACTTAATTCAGTGGATGAAATATGGGCATTAGCTACGCAACCAG CTTTTCTTTTGTACACTGCCTCAGCAGTTGCAATAGCATTGGTACTAGTCTTATATTGTGAGCCTCGCTATGGTCAGACAAATATTATGGTCTATATTGGTGTTTGCTCCATCATTGGGTCCTTGACG GTTATGAGCATCAAAGCTATCGGTATAGCGATAAAGCTTACATTGGAGGGTTCAAACCAAGCTGCACATTTTCAAACTTGGGTGTTTGTGATGGTTTCTGTTACATGTATAATTACTCAACTAAATTACTTAAATAAG GCATTGGACACGTTTAACACAGCTGTGGTTTCTCCAATATATTATGCCATGTTCACATCACTTACAATTTTAGCCAGTGCCATAATGTTTAAG GATTGGTCTGGTCAGAGTGCTAGCAGCATCGTTTCAGTGCTTTGTGGCTTTTTAACTGTGCTCTCAGGTACAATGGTTCTTCATGGTACAAGAGATCCAGATCATCCTCCTAGTACAG ATTTGTATGCGCAACTTTCCCCTCAAATATCATGGTTGGTACATGCCAACGGAGAAATATGGAAGCAGAAAGAGGACGGTTTGCATTCAGAATTTGTTGCAATAATTAGGCAGGATCATTTCAAGTAG
- the LOC132034110 gene encoding inactive LRR receptor-like serine/threonine-protein kinase BIR2, which yields MAESTKVLLFTLFFLSFSGVYTVTVAVVEDHPRCLRELKDSLIDPLGSLKSWNTLDSSSVCGVAGVSCWINSDERVISLELQGKGLSGHLPDALKYCSFSLHHLNLSGNSLFGSIPSEICSWMPYLVTLDLSNNSFSGSIPAELGKCTYLNNIMLNNNELTGNIPQEISSLRRLKVLCLSNNDLSGSIAPFFQD from the coding sequence ATGGCTGAATCTACAAAAGTTTTGCTCTTCACAttgtttttcctttcattttcagGGGTTTACACTGTTACTGTAGCAGTAGTGGAAGATCATCCGAGGTGCTTACGAGAATTGAAGGATTCACTAATTGATCCATTAGGAAGTTTGAAATCCTGGAACACTTTAGACAGTAGCTCTGTTTGCGGAGTTGCTGGTGTCTCTTGCTGGATAAACTCCGATGAACGGGTGATCAGCCTTGAACTTCAAGGAAAGGGGCTCAGTGGACACTTACCCGATGCCTTAAAatattgttctttttctttgcaTCATCTTAATCTCTCCGGGAACAGCTTATTTGGTTCCATTCCTTCGGAAATTTGTAGTTGGATGCCTTATTTAGTAACCTTGGACTTGTCAAACAACAGTTTCTCTGGCTCTATACCTGCTGAACTTGGAAAGTGCACTTATTTGAACAACATTATGCTCAATAACAACGAACTCACCGGAAATATTCCACAAGAAATCTCTAGTTTAAGAAGGCTCAAGGTGCTCTGCTTGTCTAACAATGATCTTTCTGGTAGCATTGCACCATTTTTTCAGGATTGA